The genome window TTCCTCAAACCATGTCATGATGTTGAGACATACTCTATAAATAATGCGAACATTCTATCTTTAGTTCTCAGTAAAGCCTGTTTTAAACAACAAAGAATCTTCTAACACTGAgatacagagggagaaagagacagagagagagaggaatagagagaaacGAAGACAAAAAAATTGACGGGGAGAAGGTCAGTCGGAAAGTGAGAAGCATTGACATTAAGATAAAATAACGTATTGGTGAGCACAAACAATAAAGGGAAATCAAACTTTTAGACTCATCTTTAAAGGTAAGAGTACATGTACAACTGGAAGATCTAAGTTCATAACAACAACACTTGACAACTACAATTGGCAAGTTGACTAAAATCTAAATGAACAGAGAAAAGGGAACCCCAACCCTAAAATCGAAACAGAAAAGaacaaaacatacattttaaggatagaggaaggaaggacagaAGGAAGGTAAGAAGGCAGGAAGGACActagaaatgaaaaaaaaaattaaggtaAGAATAGAGAAGGACAACAGAGACGATAAagaagaaatagagagaaagaagttgaaaagagagaaaggatggaGACAGATCGGAGAGCTGTGTGGAGGCAGATTAAAGGGGTGAGAAGCGTACCGTCTCCTGTGTTGTTCTCACAGCCCTTGTTCCCATTCTGGATGTCCTGGATCAGATAAACCCTGCAGAAGGAAGCATTGAAATGATCCATTCTAGATCTATAGTAGTTGTACAGTTGGTGTACAGATGTCCAGGATCCACACATCTATTTCCACCACCCTATCTGCAACAGTATCGCCGGAACACTTGGAAGAATAACGGTCCACCCCCAACATTGTAAACAGCTAAAACTACCCTTCAACCACCAGCTATAAAAAGCAAAGCGTAAAAGGAAACACATTCATGTAATGTTCAGTCGCAGTCAAGAACCAAACATTTTCAGCTCTGATTGATTTTGCGATTGAGGCTGTTCTGAATGCCGAGATagacaaaagaaagagagatggagatacacAGAGTAGATGGCTAAATTAAATCAAACAGACACAAGGGAATCAGCAACAGTCCAATCAGTCTCTCACTTGCTatgtctctatttctgtctgctTAATTCTAAATCGCAGTTTAATTCTCTATCCCCTCTCtattccattctctctctctctctctttatcttttaCCATATTTCATTttatctctgtttctcactcttctcctctcactccacatacacatatacgCACACACGCTAACCtctcattgtgtgtttgtgtgtccacacACTCTTCCCCATCCCAGGCACAGAGCGGGTCCCTGGCGAAGACACAGTCATAGCAGGAGGTGTACCTAAGGCAGGTGGAGAGGGGCAGCTGCACCACCCCAGAGGAGCCTCCAGCGTACACACTCATCTGGAGGGGAGGTGATAGGAACTGTGAGTGCGTGCTCCTTCCTGTTTAAATACACTTGAATAGTCAGACGCCAGAGGTTGTGTGCTATTGTACCAGTGTGGAAGAGATGACGAGGCTGTCGACAGGCTGCGGTTCTTCAAACAGCTGCAGTTCCTCTATGATGTggaggtgacctttgacctccaccGCCTTGTGCAGCCAGCCGTCGTCTACGAGACAAACGGTACGTGACGCTAGTGTTGCTGACAGAACACGCACGCGCCAACACAATTGCAACcagacacgcgcgcgcacacacacacacctgtccccaTGAAAAGCATCGGATACACCTCCCCATCCAAGGCCTCAACCCTGTGAGCAGCCATCTTGGTGTAGTCTGTGGTCTTTCTGAACAGCAGGGGACGCCTGTCCGCGGGCCGGACCTGCTGGGCCATGAGAGGGTGCCTCCTCACGAAGTTCAGCACATCATCCGGCAGAGCGTTGGAGGAGTTGATGCCCCTGGCTCTCAGCTGGTTCGTTATACActggcgagagagagcgagggatggagaaagaacgagaaaaagaggagaagtGAGCAAGTgcaagagacagggagggagggaagaggcgaGGAAGACTCTTGTCTCGTGGCTACGGGTGGAGGactgagagaaggaaggagagatggactacggggatggagggatgcatTTGGCTTGGAGGAGGGTACTATCCCTCTGCCATGCATTAAGAGAAATAGTGTACTAGTGTGCTGACATGTAAGAGGCTTAGCTCTCTACACCTGACTAAGGGAACAAGTTCTCTGACTGAGTCCTCTTTAGGATGACTTTACTCAACTCGGTTAAGAAGCTTTTAGGCTGCCAGACTAAGACTCCAAGCCAATTCACTATTTCATTTCACAGTCAAGCAGAAAGTTCAAATTAAGCCTTTTTAAGTGTCAGAGCCAGTCGATCAAGACTCCACTCGCTAATGATGTCACGGCTCCGGGTTGCCTAATAGCGCTCCACTACCTTATTCTGTGGGGCGTTAATCGCCATGGAAATGGGTTTCAATGACTTAAGCCAGTTCTGTTTGAGCCCCTTCCTATAGTGCTACCACTCCGACTCCTTATCTCTGtccctctatcactctctttctccctctctccatccggCCTTCTTCTGTTATCTGTTCTTAGCTGTGGCcatctgacagtgtgtgtgtaggggtgggggtgggatggATGGACTGGATGGGAAGATTAGGGAGCTCAGATGCACCCCATTACAAAGAGCTTACTGGTTGTCCTGACTTCAGAGGGAATAGCTCTAGAGATGTGTGCGCGTggggtgtctgtgtttgagtgtgtgtgtggggcgtgtgtatgtgtgtttgtggtgtccGTGTGTGACTCACTGCTCCAGGACGTGGTTCTGGGACCTTCCCTGAGTACTCGCTCCATTTGAAGCTCTGGTGCTCCATGTAGGGCCCCTGGAAGGCTTCCTGGACCTCGGCTAAAGAGAAGCGACACACAGCCGACGCCTTTACGTTTttcctacacgcacacaaaatgcAAGGACACAGCAACAAAGATCTAAGTGGTTACCAGCGAACAAGAATAGTGTAGCTCAACATGCtctcacgcacatacacacgagCACGCGCAGTGAGAAAGGCCAGCGCGTCGGCCAGGCACAATAACAGCAGTAAACCTACAGTGTTGCCATAGAGACAGCGGGGAAATAGATCACAGACTAACctggcggagagagagaaaaactgaaaaagaaagaaagaaagaaaagaaggtggcaggggtggggggtgccaGGTTGTGACAAAGAGAAATGTACAAAGCTAATCAAGAGAAGTTATACATCATTTCTGAAAAGCGCAGAAGACAGGAGATGGAATGGAGAGAGGGTACGAAAAATTGAGTGGGCGtagaaaagaagaagagaagagaacctctgagtgggagagggagagaggcggcaAACTAGAGGATGATGGGGGCCCCTtgaggggaacagagagaaaaagaagcgaAAAGGAGAGCGACCGGGAGATCACAGCTGAGCTATTCAAGAACTCAGTTGAGAGTACGGTCTCTGCTCTGTTGTTAGTGGCGAgagcagccccctccccccagtctcCACATCGAATGTAAACACCCCTCACCACTCTAGGCCGAAGATGCCGTAGAAGAGTGTGTCCTGGGGACTGTGTCCGTGCAGTGCGAACACACTCCTCAGAATGTTGAAGTGGAATTCGTATTCTGGCAAAGAACACACAAGCCTGGCCTTTAAGAAGGACGTCCATCTCTTCTGCAGAGTCAGAAGACCCCCCTTATCcccctgagaaagagagagagagagagttcagggACACAGTGTGTAAATGTGAGTGTTTTTTGGGATGCCTAGCAACAGCTTGGTTCTGTCAAATCCCATTAAGAGTGAtgttgagagaggagaggtacacAGTGCATGTTGAGTGTTCTCAGCAGtcaagtgtgtgtacctgttgtgCGTACCACCTGGTTCAAGGACTCGTGGGTTAGGAAGTGTAACTACATTGAAtgtacacgcaaacacaaaaacacacacccataggCAAAGCCAAAGGACACTCCTTTCTTTAAACTGGAGCAGAATACAGCTAGTCTCAAGGTTATTATTTATCACATATTTTGAAAACAGTGGTAATTGAGGCCATCCAACTTGTTTTCTAATACACCACACTCATGATCTGATGTTTAATTCAGTTCATTCATTTCAAATGGTCTCTTTGAGACGCGATTGGGTGTTGGCAAGTTCCCTGAGAAGAATATAAATGATAACTGGCGATAACCCACCAACTACACTGCCACCCAACCCCAAACATTGCAGATCCCTTCCCCCCACACCTCACCTTACACACCCGGGCCACGCGGGCCACCTTGTTGTTGCTGTACGTTGGCATCTGCTCCTGGCTGTTCTCAGTGAAGAAGAAGTAGATTTTATCATCGTCTCCGGTGGCActgccctcgctctctctcaccaagGCTGAGCCCACAAAGTCAGCCTCTGAAAAGCAAGAATGAGACTATATCCTCAGAATAGCAGCTACTGTTTAAGGACCCCAGTGCCCAAGATATATGGACTTTGCTAGCTTGTGTTAGCAAATTATATTATTTCTTTCCATCAATCTATGTatctatgtatctatctatctatgtatctatctatctattgtAGCCAGAAACAAGCTGGTTAGTAAGCGTACTCTAACACCCTAAGCCAGGGGCAGACTGGCTTAGAATCCCCGCTGGGCCGACGgtgttgggatggtccaaaatatcGGGCCATTTCTATCACTAACCGGCCTTCCCTCTGACATCGCTAGCATGTCATACTATTCCGTATTACACAGCTTGATAACGTATTTTGCTCCAAGACCTTTCGTAGGCTCCAATCACTGACTGACATTTATACTCCACCCTGCGATCTctattcacactcatggtgcctatttttcgaaaatgttctgaagtgtcttctgaaatgtgttcataCGGACTTCGGAATTTCAACGTAAAAAATGAAACATATATGATCtcatttctttgtaatcatccaaaataatgtgaagtgtatgggtatttttccaagtaggccaatgactggtcgatacgtacgatgcattgagtgggcaaTGCGCAGTGTATTGAGGGGCCGCACGCCAtttactgagtgggccggtctgacagaaTAACTCCCGGACCACTTTTTTCCCCCAGTCCGCCCCTGTCCTAAGCTCACCGTGTAGCCAGCGAGTGGGAGCCTCCTCCGTCCTCACAGTAGGGGAAGGGGAGTTACGGCGGATGTCTGGAAAGCTCCGGAACTCATACTGCGAGGCTGTGTACACCTGCTGGTCTAAAAGACAAACAATTAGTTCATCCAGTTATTCATCTCAAGAAATCGCAGACATTTGAAAGTGTGTTTGGTACCAATTATGAGGCTGGTGTAGCCTGTAGCAGGGTCGTAGGGAcacttctctctgccctcctccaacAATGATGACATCTGGAAATTGTCCTCAtcctaaagagagagagagacgtgccAACAGGTTAAGACTTGTTCCAGAGCTTAGGCGCCATATGATCTGGCAAAAAGCATTGTCAGTTATGCTAAAACATTCTCTTTtcatagattttttttgtcatttttcaaGCAAAGAAACGTGAGACCAGTGcagtggatttttttttatccaactGATTGTTTACTACAAATTTAATTTTGTAGTAATTGACGAGTCAAAGTCATACTGAAATAGCTCAAATACAATCCCATTGTGAGTGAATCATAGATTTGAGTAACTGATGTAGTATTTTGTTGCATGTGAAGTATGAAAATGAGGacatattaaaaaaaataacttGTTAGGAATATATATATTGCCTAAATGACAAAGGGTTAAAGGAATAAATAACATAAATTATGGACGGTCTTACGATGTATGCACACAGGGGGCTGAAGGCGTGGGTCCCACACATGTAGAGATGAGTGGAGTTGAACCTCTGGAGAAGGCGAATATGATTATAACACTCCgtctgttagagagagagagcaaacatCAGACACgttcagagagagggaatgagacatTGCTAGATGAAAGAGGGAGCATAGAAGGAGGCAAGGGAAATGTAGAAGAAAGCAAGAGGGAGGGTGAAATGTACTACAGTacagatagatacacagacatagTACTTACAGtacagagagggaaaagaaaaaaCGAATTAAACATTAGTGCTTTTACTATCATGATTAGTCGTGTAAAAAGACCCTGACCTACCTTGTTGTCTTTCCCCTTGGTCAAACATTCCTGCATCTGCTCAGATGAAGCCTCCCATTCAATCTGACAGACCAGACAACACACAAGAGGTCATTTATTAACATTACTTTAGAAACAGTCATACTTCCcctgtatgttttttttcaagACAACATATTACACTTGAGCATTCTTCTAGCATTATATATCTATGTTGTTGAACAGTATAATACAATAGGTTTTTATGGCAGGGTGTATCCAGGTATCAGGTATAGCAGCTTATCAGGTAAAAAGGCATGGGATTTCTAGGGCTTTTCTAATCATTAAGGACCAGAAGTTTGATCAtgcacagtgcaacaataacaacaggATCTCAAATTGAACATGCAGAAAAGGTCAGTTTCTGAGGTTATAATCTGTAGTGCTTATTGGTTCCTCACACATCTTGAATTGTAAGACACATTTCTCAGATAACGGTTTGTGCTCGGATGCCCTTGTCCTCAGTGTGGGGGTTAAGACCAAATGGGGTCTTGCAAGTTTTATAGATTTATGATGGTTTTAACATCTTAAAACTCTTCAGAACAATCACCTCTCTAAACAGAAATCTATATACAGAGATCAATGGACACTTTAGAACAACTGAGCAAGTGATAGATTTCGtatttttaacaaaaataaatatgttaTTGCTAATGTACATACATTAATTGATGTATGTTTACCTCAAATGTAATTGCAATATTGTGTAAACATGCAGAGACTCATTCCTTCTGAC of Hypomesus transpacificus isolate Combined female chromosome 11, fHypTra1, whole genome shotgun sequence contains these proteins:
- the LOC124473550 gene encoding semaphorin-4G-like isoform X1 gives rise to the protein MLSRLSECVCVCFEAPSGLTVKMCVTHWSLVVLLSWCVCAGGGYPFSPPLDLDVSPRITVPISGLQGCRRFQWSTVNYSTLLLEEDRGLLYVGARGAVFALNATDISANTARIIEWEASSEQMQECLTKGKDNKTECYNHIRLLQRFNSTHLYMCGTHAFSPLCAYIDEDNFQMSSLLEEGREKCPYDPATGYTSLIIDQQVYTASQYEFRSFPDIRRNSPSPTVRTEEAPTRWLHEADFVGSALVRESEGSATGDDDKIYFFFTENSQEQMPTYSNNKVARVARVCKGDKGGLLTLQKRWTSFLKARLVCSLPEYEFHFNILRSVFALHGHSPQDTLFYGIFGLEWKNVKASAVCRFSLAEVQEAFQGPYMEHQSFKWSEYSGKVPEPRPGACITNQLRARGINSSNALPDDVLNFVRRHPLMAQQVRPADRRPLLFRKTTDYTKMAAHRVEALDGEVYPMLFMGTDDGWLHKAVEVKGHLHIIEELQLFEEPQPVDSLVISSTLMSVYAGGSSGVVQLPLSTCLRYTSCYDCVFARDPLCAWDGEECVDTQTHNERVYLIQDIQNGNKGCENNTGDDLVMHRHRSVMVGDDVLLQCEFSSNLATPVWTLEGQELQGYGLDSGFRTGTDGLLIIKARAEQTGLYTCHSLENGVHVAVITYNVIVRSDLPPPPSVVLTEDTDEDGTFTTPPLPTQPPSTERPLPPPPAPLPPRSELLSPRNMEAVYLSLITILGGLCLVLTVVLLYVGFCLRAGRRGKYSLRAASAAYPDRKRHKRNRKHQRSSSHLELKTISSHCNGNGTCNGAAKQSNGGFLQIVPGEGHSSPNKDPPPPAPPLPPPSQPSTPGCDFPAGLSATLPSVLRRMNGNSYVLLRQGDADATSPHFYSFTEELNRILEKRKHTQLLPTPDESSV
- the LOC124473550 gene encoding semaphorin-4G-like isoform X2, with the translated sequence MCVTHWSLVVLLSWCVCAGGGYPFSPPLDLDVSPRITVPISGLQGCRRFQWSTVNYSTLLLEEDRGLLYVGARGAVFALNATDISANTARIIEWEASSEQMQECLTKGKDNKTECYNHIRLLQRFNSTHLYMCGTHAFSPLCAYIDEDNFQMSSLLEEGREKCPYDPATGYTSLIIDQQVYTASQYEFRSFPDIRRNSPSPTVRTEEAPTRWLHEADFVGSALVRESEGSATGDDDKIYFFFTENSQEQMPTYSNNKVARVARVCKGDKGGLLTLQKRWTSFLKARLVCSLPEYEFHFNILRSVFALHGHSPQDTLFYGIFGLEWKNVKASAVCRFSLAEVQEAFQGPYMEHQSFKWSEYSGKVPEPRPGACITNQLRARGINSSNALPDDVLNFVRRHPLMAQQVRPADRRPLLFRKTTDYTKMAAHRVEALDGEVYPMLFMGTDDGWLHKAVEVKGHLHIIEELQLFEEPQPVDSLVISSTLMSVYAGGSSGVVQLPLSTCLRYTSCYDCVFARDPLCAWDGEECVDTQTHNERVYLIQDIQNGNKGCENNTGDDLVMHRHRSVMVGDDVLLQCEFSSNLATPVWTLEGQELQGYGLDSGFRTGTDGLLIIKARAEQTGLYTCHSLENGVHVAVITYNVIVRSDLPPPPSVVLTEDTDEDGTFTTPPLPTQPPSTERPLPPPPAPLPPRSELLSPRNMEAVYLSLITILGGLCLVLTVVLLYVGFCLRAGRRGKYSLRAASAAYPDRKRHKRNRKHQRSSSHLELKTISSHCNGNGTCNGAAKQSNGGFLQIVPGEGHSSPNKDPPPPAPPLPPPSQPSTPGCDFPAGLSATLPSVLRRMNGNSYVLLRQGDADATSPHFYSFTEELNRILEKRKHTQLLPTPDESSV